One window of the Qipengyuania oceanensis genome contains the following:
- a CDS encoding RcnB family protein, producing MSMKAYLKTGAMSVVAGALALTALPADAAAQDRGDGRFAQKAERQQARQDRREARVQERGPRIERQREQRVERQPQQQQRAERPSLRNAERPDRSAMEQARQRAQIAQQRSGREWNQSERQGREWNRSDRRSETAQERNGRDWNQSNRGERQAEARVRDVQNPYANRGGDRDRDDRAERNRSYTDYARNRTYRDGRGDGIREGDRSAGHDRDGIRYRDGRDRYRDGSYRQHEGSRYRDGDRYRSSRHGNWDRRWRDHNRYNWSRYRYSNRNIFHVGRYYSPYRSHRYSRLSIGFYLDNLFFGSRYWISDPWRYRLPPVYGDYRWVRYYDDVLLVDTWTGEVVDVIYDFFW from the coding sequence ATGTCCATGAAGGCCTATTTGAAGACTGGCGCGATGAGCGTCGTTGCCGGCGCGCTCGCGCTCACCGCCTTGCCCGCCGACGCCGCTGCCCAGGATCGGGGCGACGGTCGCTTCGCCCAGAAGGCGGAACGTCAGCAGGCGCGGCAGGACCGTCGCGAGGCACGCGTGCAGGAGCGCGGGCCGCGGATCGAGCGCCAGCGCGAACAGCGTGTGGAGCGCCAGCCACAGCAGCAGCAACGCGCCGAACGGCCGAGCCTGCGCAATGCAGAACGCCCCGATCGCAGTGCCATGGAGCAGGCGCGCCAGCGTGCGCAAATTGCCCAGCAGCGCTCCGGCCGCGAGTGGAATCAGTCCGAACGCCAGGGCCGCGAGTGGAACCGGTCGGACCGCCGATCGGAGACCGCGCAGGAGCGCAACGGTCGCGACTGGAACCAGTCGAACCGCGGCGAGCGTCAGGCCGAGGCACGCGTCAGGGACGTGCAGAACCCCTACGCCAACCGTGGGGGCGATCGTGACCGCGACGATCGCGCCGAGCGCAATCGCAGCTACACCGATTACGCGCGCAACCGCACGTATCGCGACGGTCGCGGCGACGGAATTCGCGAAGGCGATCGTTCCGCCGGGCATGATCGCGATGGAATCCGCTATCGCGACGGGCGCGACCGCTATCGGGACGGCAGCTATCGCCAGCACGAAGGCAGCCGCTACCGCGACGGCGATCGCTATCGCAGCTCGCGGCACGGCAACTGGGACCGGCGCTGGCGGGATCACAACCGCTACAACTGGAGCCGTTACCGCTATTCGAACCGGAACATTTTCCACGTCGGGCGCTACTACTCGCCCTATCGCAGCCATCGCTACAGCCGGCTCAGCATCGGGTTCTATCTCGACAACCTGTTCTTCGGCAGCCGGTACTGGATCAGCGATCCGTGGCGTTATCGCCTGCCGCCAGTCTATGGGGATTACCGCTGGGTGAGATATTACGACGACGTCCTGCTGGTCGACACCTGGACCGGCGAAGTGGTTGACGTGATCTACGACTTCTTCTGGTAG
- a CDS encoding pyridoxamine 5'-phosphate oxidase family protein: MMQTLSQVRTDVVARLHAAARDRTSPMHTPVVATADADARIMVLREFDAERWMLRFHTDARAPKVSTIDDAAQVTVLFYDKSEGMQLRCRGRARIERDTPLADAAWSSSDNYARRCYLGSAPGETVEGPSSGLPEWIEGKKPTDEQLAPVRSNFAVLLIEIEEVDWYRLAHDGHRRAIVGPLGDGRWLTP, from the coding sequence ATGATGCAGACCCTTTCCCAAGTGCGAACGGATGTCGTCGCCCGACTCCACGCGGCCGCGCGTGATCGCACGTCGCCGATGCATACTCCGGTCGTTGCAACCGCCGACGCCGATGCGCGGATCATGGTATTGCGCGAGTTCGACGCGGAGCGCTGGATGCTGCGGTTCCACACCGACGCCCGCGCACCGAAGGTATCGACGATCGACGACGCAGCGCAGGTCACCGTGCTGTTCTACGACAAATCCGAAGGCATGCAGCTGCGTTGCCGGGGCAGGGCCCGGATCGAACGCGATACCCCCCTGGCGGACGCTGCTTGGTCGTCATCCGACAATTACGCACGGCGATGCTACCTCGGTTCCGCCCCTGGCGAGACGGTCGAAGGCCCGAGTTCGGGACTTCCCGAATGGATCGAAGGAAAGAAGCCGACCGACGAGCAACTCGCCCCCGTCCGGTCGAATTTCGCCGTGCTGCTGATCGAGATCGAGGAGGTCGACTGGTATCGTCTCGCCCATGACGGTCACCGGCGCGCGATCGTCGGGCCGCTCGGCGATGGACGGTGGCTCACCCCCTGA
- a CDS encoding DEAD/DEAH box helicase — MSFQNLPPILGEALAERGYSDLTPVQAAVIDPQAHGRDLIVSAQTGSGKTVAFGLALADELLGEIRGTSLVEKPLALVIAPTRELALQVSRELGWLYAKGGLSIATCVGGMDASKERRALRSGPAIVVGTPGRLRDHLERGALDLSGLVGVVLDEADEMLDMGFRDDLEELLDATPDRRRTLLFSATLPQQIVRLAERYQSNALRLSLAGETRGHGDIAYQAITVAPSEIENAVVNLLRFHEAETAICFCATRDSVRRLHATLQNRGFGVVALSGEHSQSERNQALQALRDRRARVCVATDVAARGLDLPSLSLVIHVEIPRDAETLQHRSGRTGRAGKKGTAAIIVPYNRRKRVESMLRGAKIAAEWMDAPSAEAIRKQDHVRLMEKLTEPTEYDEADRAVASELMARMTPEDIAAALVQAHRAKMPQPEELLANTPEAREKSKGDRHRPGFEDIVWFKMGIGRRQNAEPRWILPLICRRGHITRNEIGAIRIGQNELWFQVPRPIAPKVADAVARTASTDDEQDAILIEESPEGPRVEARENRKRGGPNVSAKPYGKGPGGKGPGGKGTGGFGRSDKAGKPGKRGPFKGKPGRLPKG; from the coding sequence ATGTCCTTTCAAAATCTGCCGCCGATCCTCGGCGAGGCGCTGGCCGAACGCGGCTATTCCGACCTGACACCGGTCCAGGCCGCCGTTATCGATCCGCAAGCCCACGGGCGCGACCTCATCGTTTCGGCGCAGACCGGTTCGGGCAAGACCGTCGCTTTCGGCCTCGCGCTCGCCGACGAACTGCTGGGTGAAATTCGCGGCACGTCGCTGGTCGAAAAGCCGCTCGCACTCGTCATCGCTCCCACGCGCGAGCTGGCGCTGCAGGTCAGCCGCGAGCTCGGCTGGCTGTACGCCAAGGGTGGCCTGTCCATCGCCACCTGTGTCGGCGGCATGGACGCGAGCAAGGAACGCCGCGCGCTGCGCAGCGGACCCGCGATAGTGGTCGGTACGCCTGGCCGCCTGCGCGATCACCTCGAACGCGGCGCGCTCGACCTGTCGGGCCTCGTCGGCGTGGTGCTCGACGAAGCGGACGAGATGCTCGACATGGGCTTTCGCGACGACCTGGAGGAACTCCTCGACGCGACGCCCGATCGCCGGCGAACCCTGCTGTTCTCCGCAACGTTGCCGCAGCAGATCGTCCGGCTCGCCGAACGCTACCAGAGCAATGCCCTGCGCCTGTCGCTTGCGGGCGAAACCCGCGGCCACGGCGACATCGCCTATCAGGCGATCACCGTCGCGCCTTCCGAGATCGAAAACGCGGTGGTCAACCTGCTGCGCTTCCACGAAGCGGAAACCGCGATCTGTTTCTGCGCCACGCGAGACAGCGTCCGGCGGCTTCACGCGACCCTGCAGAACCGCGGTTTCGGCGTTGTCGCTCTGTCGGGCGAACATTCGCAAAGCGAACGCAACCAGGCGCTGCAGGCGCTGCGCGACCGGCGGGCCCGGGTCTGCGTCGCGACCGACGTGGCCGCCCGCGGCCTCGACCTGCCCAGCCTCAGCCTGGTGATCCACGTCGAGATCCCGCGCGATGCCGAAACGCTCCAGCACCGCTCGGGTCGCACCGGGCGTGCCGGAAAGAAGGGCACGGCCGCGATCATCGTGCCCTACAACCGACGCAAGCGGGTCGAGAGCATGTTGCGCGGCGCGAAGATTGCCGCAGAATGGATGGATGCGCCCTCCGCCGAAGCCATCCGCAAGCAGGACCATGTCCGCCTGATGGAAAAGCTGACCGAGCCGACGGAATACGACGAGGCCGATCGCGCAGTCGCGAGCGAGCTGATGGCGCGCATGACGCCGGAGGACATCGCGGCCGCGCTGGTGCAAGCGCACCGGGCCAAGATGCCGCAGCCCGAAGAACTGCTCGCCAACACGCCCGAAGCCCGGGAGAAGAGCAAGGGCGACCGGCATCGTCCCGGCTTCGAGGACATCGTGTGGTTCAAGATGGGAATCGGGCGTCGCCAGAATGCCGAACCGCGTTGGATCCTGCCCCTGATCTGCCGTCGCGGCCACATCACCCGTAACGAGATCGGCGCGATCCGCATCGGTCAGAACGAACTCTGGTTCCAGGTTCCGCGTCCGATTGCGCCCAAGGTTGCGGATGCGGTCGCCCGAACGGCGTCGACCGACGACGAACAGGACGCGATCCTGATCGAGGAATCACCCGAAGGCCCGCGCGTGGAAGCCCGCGAGAATCGCAAGCGCGGCGGTCCCAACGTCAGCGCCAAGCCTTACGGCAAAGGTCCGGGCGGCAAAGGTCCGGGCGGCAAGGGTACAGGCGGTTTCGGCAGGTCCGACAAGGCGGGCAAGCCCGGCAAACGCGGTCCGTTCAAAGGAAAGCCGGGTCGACTGCCGAAGGGTTAG
- the ettA gene encoding energy-dependent translational throttle protein EttA — MAAQYAYVMKGMTKSFPGAQKPVLSNINLQFYQGAKIGIVGPNGAGKSTLMKIMAGIDTDFSGEAWPGENITVGYLPQEPELDASKTVLENVKDGARDVADMVDRFNAISAEMGDPQDDTDFDALMEEMGVLQEKIDAVDGWTLDNQLEIAMEALRCPPSDMGVESLSGGEKRRVALTRLLIQKPSILLLDEPTNHLDAESVEWLENHLKEYAGAVLMITHDRYFLDNVVEWILELDRGSYYPYEGNYSTYLEKKAKRLEQESREESGRQKSLSRELEWIRQTPSARQTKSKARIRKFEELQESQKDRKPGKAQIVIQVPERLGGKVIEAKNISKAYGDKLLFENLSFMLPPGGIVGVIGPNGAGKSTLFRMITGQETPDSGTIEIGETVHLGYVDQSRDDLTPTNNVWEEISDGLDYMQVNGHDTSTRAYVGAFNFKGADQQKNVGKLSGGERNRVHMAKMLKTGGNVLLLDEPTNDLDVETLGALEEAIENFAGCAVVISHDRFFLDRLATHILAFEGNSHVEWFEGNFEAYEEDKRRRLGDAADRPTRLAYKKLTR, encoded by the coding sequence ATCAACCTCCAGTTCTACCAGGGCGCGAAGATCGGCATCGTCGGTCCGAACGGCGCCGGCAAGTCGACCCTGATGAAGATCATGGCCGGCATCGACACCGATTTTTCTGGCGAGGCCTGGCCGGGCGAGAACATCACCGTCGGCTACCTGCCGCAGGAGCCCGAGCTCGATGCTTCCAAGACGGTGCTGGAAAACGTCAAGGACGGTGCGCGCGACGTCGCCGACATGGTCGATCGCTTCAACGCCATCTCCGCCGAAATGGGCGATCCGCAGGACGACACCGATTTCGACGCGCTGATGGAAGAGATGGGCGTGCTGCAGGAAAAGATCGACGCGGTCGACGGCTGGACGCTCGACAACCAGCTCGAGATCGCGATGGAAGCGCTGCGCTGCCCGCCGTCGGACATGGGCGTCGAAAGCCTCTCGGGCGGCGAGAAGCGCCGCGTCGCGCTGACCCGCCTGCTGATCCAGAAGCCTTCGATCCTGCTGCTCGACGAGCCGACCAACCACCTCGATGCCGAAAGCGTCGAGTGGCTCGAAAACCATCTCAAGGAATATGCCGGCGCGGTGCTGATGATCACCCACGATCGCTACTTCCTCGATAACGTGGTGGAATGGATTCTCGAGCTCGATCGCGGCTCCTACTATCCCTACGAGGGCAATTACTCGACCTACCTCGAGAAGAAGGCCAAGCGCCTCGAGCAGGAGAGCCGCGAGGAATCGGGTCGCCAGAAATCATTGAGCCGCGAGCTCGAATGGATCCGGCAGACGCCCAGCGCGCGCCAGACCAAGTCGAAGGCGCGTATCCGCAAGTTCGAGGAACTGCAGGAAAGCCAGAAGGACAGGAAGCCCGGCAAGGCGCAGATCGTCATCCAGGTGCCCGAGCGGCTCGGCGGCAAGGTCATCGAGGCCAAGAACATCTCCAAGGCCTACGGCGACAAGCTCCTGTTCGAAAACCTTTCCTTCATGCTTCCGCCGGGCGGAATCGTCGGCGTGATCGGACCCAACGGCGCGGGCAAGTCCACGCTGTTCCGGATGATCACCGGGCAGGAAACGCCCGACAGCGGTACGATCGAGATCGGCGAGACAGTCCACCTCGGTTATGTCGACCAGAGCCGCGACGACCTGACGCCGACCAATAACGTCTGGGAAGAAATCTCCGACGGGCTCGACTACATGCAGGTCAACGGCCACGACACCAGCACGCGCGCCTACGTCGGTGCGTTCAACTTCAAGGGTGCCGACCAGCAGAAGAACGTCGGCAAGCTGTCGGGCGGTGAACGTAACCGCGTCCACATGGCCAAGATGCTCAAGACCGGCGGCAACGTGCTGCTGCTGGACGAGCCGACCAACGACCTCGACGTGGAAACGCTCGGCGCGCTCGAAGAGGCGATCGAGAATTTCGCTGGCTGCGCCGTGGTCATCTCGCACGACCGCTTCTTCCTCGACCGGCTGGCGACGCACATCCTAGCCTTCGAGGGCAACAGCCACGTCGAATGGTTCGAAGGCAATTTCGAAGCCTATGAAGAAGACAAGCGCCGCCGCCTCGGCGACGCGGCGGATCGTCCGACGCGCCTCGCCTACAAGAAACTGACGCGGTAA